A segment of the Bdellovibrio bacteriovorus genome:
TTCTTACGACTTAAGTGGTTCTGCCGGTTCCCGTGATGGCGAATCCTACAGCGAGATTCATCTGGGCTTGAATTACTTCCCGGTGAACTGGTTTAACTGGAGAAACTCCATCTTCACTCAGTTCGGGTCCCAGATTAACACCGTGTATGGCTTCGACACCGCTGGCCTTTTCAATTACGAGATGTATAACAGCAGCCGCACTTTGGGGATTGAGCTTTATGCGGGTCCGGGATTGCGTTTTGCCTCTGAAAATTCCAATGCAGCATTTGGAGTTGCCGGGATCACCTTCGGCCTGGGTGGTTTGCGCATCGGTGGAGGCGTGCAGCAGTTCCAGTATTTCGAGGATCGTAAGGATAAAAACGATTTCACTCTTAATAAAAGCGAGACCCAATATTTTATCACATTGTCCGGTGGCGGAAGTTTCTAAAAGCCCCGGAATCTTTCGCAGGTCATGACCGGCATCATACAGTGAGAGGGATTCACTCCGACAAGAGCCTCGGAGGAATCCCCGCATGAGAATAAACGACATTGTTCTGGCCCACGCCAAATACAAACTCAGCCTTAGGAATTTTGTGGAAACCGGTTCAGAGCTGCAGGTCCCTGATGAGGATCTGCTTTTCTGGTTGCAGGACAACAAGCACAATCTTTCGCATCTGCCCGCGTTTAAGCATCTGGAAAAAGAACACGAGGCTTTTTGCAACTATGTTTCCGCCGTGCTGACGCTGGTAGATGCCGGGCAGCGATCGCAAGCCCGGGAACTAATTAAGAGCGAAATGTTTGTGCTGTTGTCAGAGGAAATTGTCAGCAGCATTGCGGTGCTGGAGCGGGCGGCCAAGTAGCCGTCCGAAAATTCTTTATTGGTATTTCGTTTTTTTGTGATCAAGGTTTTGACGTTCAGAGTATTCACACTAGTGATTTCACCATTCAACTTTTCTTAAACAGTCTAAACATTCGACAAGGCAATTTTTTTTGAAAATTGCTGTTTTCAATGCTTGCGAACAAATTCAGACACTTAGCGTGTCTCAAGGTGAAACCGGTTTCGTTTTTGCAAATGAGTTCGCAAACTTACACCCGGTTTAAGGTCCAGCCTTTTCATTCCGTATACTGTGCAAGAACCGCCTCGATAGATGGAGTGGAAAGGGAATATCATGAAATCACAGGGCACAGCAAAATGGTCGAAGAAGTTTTTCAAAGCGGGCGTGATGATCGCCGGTGCGGCCATGACTATGGGGAACCAGAAGTGCGAACAGAAGCAGGTTGAAGCCCCACCGCGTGTTCTAAAAAAGATTGTTGAGATGGGTGCGATCCGCTCCAGTCCTCTGATCTTCCCTAACGGTTCTTTTGACTTCCAGTTTGTTGCCAATGAACAGATTTACGGAGTGCTCATGGAGAGCAAAGAGTTTGCGCTAAGA
Coding sequences within it:
- a CDS encoding CZB domain-containing protein, whose product is MRINDIVLAHAKYKLSLRNFVETGSELQVPDEDLLFWLQDNKHNLSHLPAFKHLEKEHEAFCNYVSAVLTLVDAGQRSQARELIKSEMFVLLSEEIVSSIAVLERAAK